The Salegentibacter sp. Hel_I_6 region AAAATTTCGGTAACATATCGTTTCTCTCCGCTTTGGGTTTCATAGGATCTGGAAGTTAGTTTGCCACGGATAGCCACTTCTTTACCTTTATCAACATATTTCTCGATAAGCTGTGCCTGTTTTCCCCAGGCCACTACATTGTGCCAGTCGGTTTGTTGAATTTTCTCTCCTTCCTTGTGATAGTATTCATTGGTAGCCAGTGAAAAACTGCTTACTTTTTTACCACTTTCGAAGTTTTTAATTTCAGGGGCATTCCCCACGTTTCCGATTAACTGTACTTGATTTCTTAGATTACTCATAATTAAAAGATTTAGATACCTGCTTTTTTATATAGGTTGATTAAACATTGATTTACTTATTATATCCGGAGCGTTTTCCTTTTTTAATTTTTTTATTTCGCTTCCGGGTATGTTGTTTTGAAATGATTTCATAATTGTTATTTGTTGATTTACTTCCTATAGAGCCGTTTGCTGTTACCTTTTTTGATGCTGATACATTTTCAATATTTAGAATTAGGGAAGGTTTATAAAAAGGAGGGACGACTGGCTTATGCAACCTGTACTAACTTCTAAATATTGGTATTTTGCATTACAAAAAAGGTAGGGACAGCAACGGCCGGGAAGGAAATGGAAATACTGAAATTGAGAAACAACCGGAAGCGAAGTAAATGAATAAATGGAATTCCTATTAAGCGGGCGTCCT contains the following coding sequences:
- a CDS encoding single-stranded DNA-binding protein, which encodes MSNLRNQVQLIGNVGNAPEIKNFESGKKVSSFSLATNEYYHKEGEKIQQTDWHNVVAWGKQAQLIEKYVDKGKEVAIRGKLTSRSYETQSGEKRYVTEILVSEILFLGNREITD